The sequence TCCAGAACAACGTGAATTTCATCAGGCAGTTGAAGAAGTTATGGCCTCAGTACAGCCAGTGCTTGAGCGTAACCCCGAGTACCGGCAACAGGCGGTTCTGGCACGTGTGACGGAGCCGGAGAGGGTTATTATGTTTCGCGTTCCCTGGATGGATGACGATGGACAGGTTCATGTGAACCGCGGATTCCGGGTGGAGATGAACTCTGCCATCGGCCCCTACAAAGGAGGTCTGCGTTTTCATCCTTCTGTGAATATCGGGATTATAAAATTTCTCGCATTTGAGCAGGTCTTTAAGAATTCGTTAACCACTCTTGCCATGGGTGGTGGAAAAGGCGGCTCCGATTTTAATCCAAAGGGGAAGTCCGATGCTGAGGTGATGCGCTTTTGCCAGGCCTTTATGGCTGAACTGTTTCGCCATATCGGGCCGAATACCGATATACCCGCAGGAGATATAGGGGTGGGAGCCCGTGAAATCGGTTTTCTTTTTGGAATGTATAAAAAACTCCGTAACGAGTTCACCGGTGTCCTCACCGGAAAGAGTCTGAATTGGGGTGGAAGTTTGATTCGTCCCGAGGCCACGGGCTATGGAACAGTTTATTTTGCGGCCGAGATGCTTGCTACCCGTGGGGAAACTCTCGAGGGGAAAACCTGCCTTGTTTCCGGGTCTGGAAATGTGGCGCAGTTTCTTACGGAAAAAGTACTTGATCTGGGCGGGAAGGTACTGACTCTTTCTGATTCATCCGGGTATATTTATGATGAAGAGGGCATTGACCGTGAGAAACTTGCCTTTGTCCAGCACTTGAAAAACATCAGACGGGGCCGTATCGGCGAATATGCTGAGACGTATCGGAATGCCGTTTATACACCTCTTGACCCCTTACTGGATCATAATCCACTCTGGAATCATACGGCTGACTGTGCCTTTCCCTGTGCCACCCAGAATGAAATCAATGAGGTGGACGGGAAAAACCTTGTGAATAATGGGGTTCAGCTGATCAGTGAAGGTGCCAATATGCCGTCGGTTCCTGCTGCTGCTGATCTCTTTGTTGAACATCGTCTCCTCTATGCTCCGGGGAAGGCTGCCAATGCAGGAGGTGTGGCGGTGTCAGGTCTTGAAATGGCCCAGAATTCCATGCGTCTCTCCTGGCCCAGAGGAGAGGTTGATGATCGTTTGAAACAGATTATGCATTCCATACACAAAACCTGTGTGGACGCAGGGGAGAGTTATGGTGTCCAGGGAAATTATGTTGCAGGGGCAAATATCGCAGGCTTTGTAAAAGTTGTGAATGCCATGCTGGACCAGGGACTGGTGTAAGTGAAATATAAGGATGGGAGGTGAAAAGGCTGAAATGGAGTTTTTCAGTTTTTAGTCTTGAGTCTGATTTTTTATGAAAATGTCTTTGTACGATGAACAGTGTGCCCGGGATTTTGAGCTTATGGAATCCCGGATTGATCATTTCTTTGCCGAAATGGCGGTTGAATGCCCCTATCATCTTCCGCATGATGCCCGGTTTTACCAGGCTCTGTTTTCTCCGCTTTCAGACCGGGCGATGGAGCTGTTTCTTGCTTCCGGCTACCGGAGAAACGGGAACTGTCTCTACACCATGCATTGTCCCGACTGCTCGGCCTGCGTTCCTATTCGTCTGCATCCCCAGGAAATGAAACTGAATCGGAATCAGCGTCGGGTGCTCAAGAAAAATCAGGATATTGAGGTTGAATTTGCGCCAATTACCGCAAGTGAGGAAAATATCAGGCTCTGTGAAAAATTCCTTCGTAGTCGCTATCCCCACAAATACAATGACGGAAAATCCTATTATAAGGGCTTCTTTCTTAATCGGATCATTCCGGGTATGGAATTCCGCTTTCGCCTGCGGGGA comes from Desulfocapsa sulfexigens DSM 10523 and encodes:
- the gdhA gene encoding NADP-specific glutamate dehydrogenase, whose product is MNDIISLIKSKDPEQREFHQAVEEVMASVQPVLERNPEYRQQAVLARVTEPERVIMFRVPWMDDDGQVHVNRGFRVEMNSAIGPYKGGLRFHPSVNIGIIKFLAFEQVFKNSLTTLAMGGGKGGSDFNPKGKSDAEVMRFCQAFMAELFRHIGPNTDIPAGDIGVGAREIGFLFGMYKKLRNEFTGVLTGKSLNWGGSLIRPEATGYGTVYFAAEMLATRGETLEGKTCLVSGSGNVAQFLTEKVLDLGGKVLTLSDSSGYIYDEEGIDREKLAFVQHLKNIRRGRIGEYAETYRNAVYTPLDPLLDHNPLWNHTADCAFPCATQNEINEVDGKNLVNNGVQLISEGANMPSVPAAADLFVEHRLLYAPGKAANAGGVAVSGLEMAQNSMRLSWPRGEVDDRLKQIMHSIHKTCVDAGESYGVQGNYVAGANIAGFVKVVNAMLDQGLV
- a CDS encoding arginyltransferase, with product MKMSLYDEQCARDFELMESRIDHFFAEMAVECPYHLPHDARFYQALFSPLSDRAMELFLASGYRRNGNCLYTMHCPDCSACVPIRLHPQEMKLNRNQRRVLKKNQDIEVEFAPITASEENIRLCEKFLRSRYPHKYNDGKSYYKGFFLNRIIPGMEFRFRLRGRLVGTGIVDVGQNWMNAVYFYFDPDEASRSLGTFNILSMIETCLKLDISYLYLGYYIEEVAAMNYKRRFDPHYLYLDDGWRKIDKLT